In Gemmata obscuriglobus, a single genomic region encodes these proteins:
- a CDS encoding rhodanese-like domain-containing protein, with protein sequence MRISILFGATVVGLTVLVAPAGAADHTKDTTDAVKKALADDKAVLLDVREKAEWDDGHLKDAKLLPLSTLKGGAKAENVAKIVPKDKVVYLHCGSGVRCLKAADELKKLGYDVRPLKPGYADLLKAGFAPAGK encoded by the coding sequence ATGCGGATTTCGATCCTGTTCGGCGCGACGGTCGTGGGCTTGACCGTGCTGGTGGCCCCGGCGGGTGCGGCGGACCACACGAAGGACACAACCGACGCGGTCAAAAAGGCACTCGCCGACGATAAGGCGGTGCTGCTCGACGTGCGCGAGAAGGCGGAGTGGGACGACGGCCACCTCAAGGACGCCAAACTGCTCCCGCTGAGCACCCTCAAGGGCGGGGCGAAAGCCGAGAACGTGGCCAAGATCGTCCCGAAGGACAAGGTCGTCTACCTGCACTGCGGGTCCGGCGTCCGGTGCCTGAAGGCGGCGGACGAACTGAAGAAACTCGGCTACGACGTGCGCCCCCTGAAGCCCGGCTATGCCGACCTGCTTAAGGCCGGATTCGCCCCCGCCGGCAAGTGA
- a CDS encoding TIGR03009 domain-containing protein: MKAGFAALAVLLTLSSVVPAQPARANDPKLDAHLEAWEKKMAGVVNLRSDVTLTRTDSVLKRATTFKGAALCMKPTFARVRLENAADQTKRDYEAWICNGKAVYVYNGLAKTVTEFELPKSGRGADNLLLDFLAGMKAKDVKERFKVALSATDEHYVYLAIEPVLGTDQREFKHILLALYGPGPKTAAVSYLPAEIRILKPNDDLESWKFSGLKVDVPNVDAKLFQYEEIKGWARLRPPPQPIAGGPTPGAPVRPNKP; this comes from the coding sequence ATGAAGGCCGGTTTTGCGGCGCTCGCCGTCCTGTTGACCCTCAGCTCCGTTGTTCCCGCCCAGCCGGCGCGGGCGAACGATCCCAAGCTCGATGCCCACCTCGAGGCGTGGGAAAAGAAGATGGCCGGCGTCGTGAACCTGCGGTCCGATGTCACGCTCACGCGCACCGATTCCGTGCTCAAACGCGCCACGACCTTCAAGGGGGCGGCCCTGTGCATGAAGCCGACCTTCGCGCGCGTGCGGCTGGAGAACGCGGCCGACCAAACGAAGCGGGATTACGAGGCGTGGATCTGCAACGGGAAGGCGGTGTACGTGTACAACGGGCTCGCGAAAACGGTCACCGAGTTCGAGCTGCCCAAGTCGGGGCGCGGGGCCGACAACCTGCTGCTCGACTTCCTCGCCGGTATGAAAGCCAAGGACGTGAAGGAGCGGTTCAAGGTCGCCCTGTCTGCCACGGACGAGCACTACGTCTACCTGGCCATCGAGCCGGTGCTCGGTACCGACCAGCGCGAGTTCAAGCACATCCTGCTCGCCCTTTACGGCCCGGGTCCGAAAACCGCCGCCGTCTCGTACCTGCCGGCCGAGATCCGCATCCTCAAGCCGAACGACGATCTGGAGTCGTGGAAGTTCTCGGGCCTGAAGGTGGACGTGCCGAACGTGGACGCCAAGCTCTTTCAGTACGAGGAAATCAAGGGCTGGGCGCGCCTCAGGCCGCCCCCGCAGCCGATCGCCGGCGGCCCCACGCCGGGCGCCCCGGTGCGGCCAAATAAGCCTTGA
- a CDS encoding DUF1501 domain-containing protein, translated as MSLLSHLARRDFLKLGAGAAVGLALPRPALASTEGKAKQVILVNLTGGLSHLDSLDMKPEAPAEVRGEFTPRQTTLPGVQICEHLPLLAARMRHWALVRSLSHGENGHLPGTHRLLTGSTMPNQRQTDLDNVLSRRDWPCYAAGLNHLRPRKDGIPNGVVLPHALIEGPLTWPGQHAGFLGPGADPMLVAQDPSAPNFKMDAFALPDGTDPVRVEGRRGLLEQLESTGTGDPAFRDHQRRAFELLNSGRVAGAFRLDREPNKIRDRYGRNQFGQSLLLARRLIESGVPIVQANMGIVQSWDTHVDNWGKLKTRLLPWLDQSLAALVDELDALGRLSETLVVVSGEFGRTPKVSTLPGETIPGRDHWARVYSGLFAGGGVVGGRVIGKSDRSGTSPVTTSYTPFDIGATIYRALGVDPESEIRDPQNRPTRVCPGTPMDILFQNK; from the coding sequence ATGTCACTCCTTTCACACCTCGCACGGCGCGATTTCTTGAAACTCGGCGCCGGTGCCGCCGTCGGGCTGGCCCTCCCGCGCCCCGCGCTCGCCAGCACGGAAGGCAAGGCGAAGCAGGTCATCCTCGTGAACCTTACCGGCGGGCTGAGTCACCTCGACTCGCTCGACATGAAGCCGGAAGCGCCGGCCGAGGTGCGCGGCGAATTCACGCCGCGCCAGACCACCCTCCCGGGCGTCCAGATTTGCGAACACCTGCCGCTGCTCGCCGCGCGCATGCGGCACTGGGCGCTGGTGCGGTCGCTGTCGCACGGCGAGAACGGGCACCTGCCCGGGACGCACCGGCTGCTGACCGGCTCGACCATGCCCAACCAGCGGCAGACCGACCTCGACAACGTCCTCTCGCGCCGCGACTGGCCGTGCTACGCCGCCGGGCTGAACCACCTCCGCCCGCGCAAGGACGGCATCCCCAACGGCGTGGTGCTCCCGCACGCGCTCATCGAAGGGCCGCTCACCTGGCCCGGCCAGCACGCCGGGTTCCTCGGGCCGGGCGCCGACCCGATGCTCGTGGCGCAAGACCCCAGCGCGCCGAACTTCAAGATGGACGCGTTCGCGCTGCCGGACGGCACCGACCCGGTGCGCGTCGAGGGGCGGCGCGGGCTGCTGGAGCAGCTCGAATCGACCGGCACCGGCGACCCCGCGTTCCGCGACCACCAGCGGCGGGCGTTCGAGCTGCTCAACTCGGGCCGCGTCGCGGGCGCGTTCCGCCTCGACCGCGAGCCGAACAAAATTCGCGACCGGTACGGCCGCAACCAGTTCGGGCAGTCGCTCCTTCTCGCGCGCCGGCTGATCGAGAGCGGCGTGCCGATCGTCCAGGCCAACATGGGCATCGTGCAGAGCTGGGACACGCACGTCGACAACTGGGGCAAGCTCAAAACCCGGCTGCTGCCGTGGCTGGACCAGTCGCTGGCGGCGCTCGTCGACGAACTGGACGCGCTCGGCCGGTTGAGCGAAACCCTCGTGGTGGTGTCGGGCGAGTTCGGGCGCACGCCCAAGGTCTCGACGCTGCCCGGCGAAACGATCCCCGGCCGCGACCACTGGGCGCGGGTCTACTCGGGGCTGTTCGCCGGCGGCGGGGTGGTCGGCGGGCGCGTCATCGGCAAGTCCGACCGCAGCGGCACGAGCCCGGTGACCACCTCGTACACCCCGTTCGACATCGGGGCGACCATCTACCGCGCCCTCGGCGTCGATCCCGAGAGCGAGATCCGCGACCCGCAGAACCGCCCCACCCGCGTCTGCCCCGGCACGCCGATGGACATCTTGTTCCAGAACAAGTGA
- a CDS encoding rhodanese-like domain-containing protein, with protein MEVTTISPHDLAAKRQGGEAVELIDVRTPVEYREVHCPFARNVPLSDLDPAAVMSARTGPADAPLYVICKSGGRGRQACERFLAAGYANVVNVAGGTAAWVECGLPTNRGKKAIALERQVRIAAGLLVLLGAVLGAFVHTYFIGLSAFVGAGLVFAGATDTCGMGMALARMPWNRVAPTASGAGGPSCAVNRP; from the coding sequence ATGGAAGTCACGACCATTAGCCCGCACGACCTCGCCGCGAAGCGGCAGGGCGGCGAGGCGGTCGAACTCATCGACGTGCGGACCCCGGTCGAGTACCGCGAGGTCCACTGCCCGTTCGCCCGCAACGTGCCGCTGTCCGATCTCGACCCGGCGGCGGTCATGTCCGCCCGCACCGGCCCGGCGGACGCCCCGCTGTACGTCATCTGCAAGTCGGGCGGTCGGGGGCGGCAGGCGTGCGAGAGGTTCCTCGCGGCGGGGTACGCGAACGTGGTCAACGTCGCGGGCGGCACCGCGGCGTGGGTGGAGTGCGGGCTGCCCACGAACCGGGGCAAGAAGGCGATCGCGCTCGAACGGCAGGTGCGGATCGCCGCCGGCCTGCTGGTTTTACTGGGCGCAGTGCTGGGCGCGTTCGTTCACACGTACTTTATTGGGCTGTCGGCGTTCGTCGGGGCCGGACTGGTGTTCGCCGGCGCCACCGACACCTGCGGCATGGGGATGGCCCTGGCCCGGATGCCGTGGAACCGGGTCGCTCCGACGGCGAGCGGGGCCGGCGGGCCGTCCTGTGCGGTCAACCGGCCCTGA
- a CDS encoding DUF1559 domain-containing protein, giving the protein MIGTPNARPPRRGFTLIELLVVIAIIAVLIGLLLPAVQKVREAAARMKCSNNLKQWALACHNYQSSNNTFPRLHNDARRVGWMVAVLPFTEQEAINNLIRQGGTAASVDGTTAFAAGPADAWNTNYRPWMQDMSIRVCPSDPQAGQGGGTTYFTRNSSYRASLGDYSGDFGRTDYQPNFRGAFREERGLTFADFTDGTSNTLLLGEVAICAAGDTQNAKTSLCLNASTPAGALAAVDTANRRKLRNPGADWSGRRWNDAIPVYSGFHSATAPNTPSCLGWGSSDTNAPLLSLGSYHSGGAMVALGDGSVRFLADSIDAGNGTIAIWDLKSGKSPYGVIGAMGTVQGGETESFGG; this is encoded by the coding sequence ATGATTGGCACCCCGAACGCGCGCCCGCCGCGGCGCGGCTTTACCCTCATTGAGCTGCTGGTGGTGATCGCGATCATCGCGGTCCTGATCGGGCTGCTGCTGCCCGCGGTGCAGAAGGTGCGCGAGGCCGCCGCCCGCATGAAGTGCTCCAACAACCTCAAGCAGTGGGCGCTGGCATGCCACAACTACCAGAGCTCCAACAACACCTTCCCGCGGCTCCATAACGACGCGCGCCGGGTGGGCTGGATGGTGGCGGTGCTCCCGTTCACCGAACAAGAGGCGATCAACAACCTCATCAGGCAGGGCGGCACCGCCGCGTCCGTGGACGGCACCACCGCCTTCGCCGCCGGACCCGCGGACGCCTGGAACACCAACTACCGGCCCTGGATGCAGGACATGTCGATCCGCGTGTGCCCGTCGGACCCGCAGGCCGGCCAGGGTGGCGGGACGACCTACTTCACCCGCAACTCGAGCTACCGCGCGTCCCTGGGCGACTACTCGGGCGACTTCGGCCGGACGGACTATCAGCCGAACTTCCGCGGCGCCTTCCGCGAGGAGCGGGGCCTGACGTTCGCGGACTTCACCGACGGCACCAGCAACACCTTGCTGCTCGGCGAGGTGGCGATCTGCGCCGCCGGCGACACCCAGAACGCGAAAACGTCGCTCTGCCTGAACGCGTCCACCCCCGCCGGCGCGCTGGCGGCCGTCGACACGGCGAACCGCCGGAAGCTGCGCAACCCGGGGGCCGACTGGTCCGGCCGGCGCTGGAACGACGCCATCCCGGTCTACAGCGGGTTCCACTCCGCCACGGCGCCCAACACGCCGTCGTGCCTGGGGTGGGGCAGCTCGGACACCAACGCCCCGCTGCTGAGCCTCGGGAGCTACCACTCCGGCGGCGCGATGGTCGCCCTGGGCGACGGCTCGGTGCGGTTCCTCGCCGATTCCATCGACGCCGGGAACGGGACCATCGCCATCTGGGACCTCAAGAGCGGCAAGAGCCCCTACGGCGTCATCGGCGCGATGGGGACCGTTCAGGGCGGCGAGACGGAGAGCTTTGGCGGCTAA
- a CDS encoding carboxypeptidase-like regulatory domain-containing protein, which produces MGHRFSGPLRRALGLLLLASLGPLASGCGGGDAVEVKKVTGRVTYKGEPLGGALVMFKPKGGSRVASGTTNPDGSFELVTSGATRNGAMPGDYDVLISKVVEVDAKGNVVEPAKQEYSPTARQERTKQKSVIPEKYNNPKAPLLSATVTDKGNTFTFELTD; this is translated from the coding sequence ATGGGTCACCGATTTTCCGGCCCGCTGCGGCGGGCGCTCGGCCTGCTCCTGCTGGCGTCCCTCGGGCCGCTGGCGTCCGGGTGCGGGGGCGGCGATGCGGTCGAGGTGAAAAAGGTCACGGGCCGGGTGACGTACAAGGGAGAGCCGCTCGGCGGGGCGCTTGTCATGTTCAAGCCGAAGGGCGGCTCCCGCGTGGCCTCCGGGACCACGAACCCGGACGGGTCGTTCGAACTCGTCACGTCGGGGGCGACCCGCAACGGGGCGATGCCGGGCGACTACGACGTGCTGATTTCCAAAGTGGTCGAGGTCGATGCGAAAGGGAACGTGGTCGAGCCCGCGAAGCAGGAGTACAGCCCAACAGCGCGCCAGGAGCGCACGAAGCAGAAGTCGGTGATCCCCGAGAAGTACAACAACCCGAAGGCCCCGCTGCTCTCGGCGACCGTAACCGACAAAGGCAACACGTTCACCTTCGAGCTGACGGACTGA
- a CDS encoding ArsR/SmtB family transcription factor produces the protein MTSDTLIDLDRLSQAAECLKTLAHPHRLRIVEMLLRDRYTVGELAEACDIPSNIASGHLRLMQRCGFLAPERDGRKVYYKITEPCLGKFLGCIRERFAGPPAG, from the coding sequence ATGACCTCCGACACCCTGATTGACCTCGACCGTCTGAGTCAGGCGGCAGAATGCCTGAAGACGCTCGCCCACCCGCACCGGTTGCGGATCGTGGAGATGCTGCTCAGGGATCGGTACACGGTCGGGGAACTGGCCGAGGCGTGCGATATTCCCAGCAACATCGCTTCCGGCCACCTTCGGTTGATGCAGAGGTGCGGGTTCCTCGCCCCCGAGCGTGACGGGCGGAAGGTCTACTACAAGATCACCGAGCCGTGCCTGGGTAAGTTCCTCGGTTGCATCCGCGAGCGGTTCGCCGGCCCCCCAGCCGGCTGA
- a CDS encoding menaquinone biosynthetic enzyme MqnA/MqnD family protein → MTTPLRVGAVNYLNTKPLIERLTDFAPNIDLTLDLPSRLADRLAAGELDVGLIPVVEFFRGGNYSFVPNVAIGSRGPVLSVTLFSKVPWEQIRSVSLDEGSRTSAALTRIILQKRYGVRPTFEQLPIDAGADDLATDAVLLIGDRAMRACLPGYRFAYDLGEEWTAWTGLPMVFAVWAVRGGVELGAAETAFHRAKEYGLANAGLIAQREAPALDLDPGYCRRYMTNIIRYDLGPTELAGLRKYRELAEELGLVAPAPRHPHAGRAQ, encoded by the coding sequence ATGACTACCCCACTGCGCGTCGGCGCGGTCAACTACCTGAACACCAAGCCCCTGATCGAGCGGCTCACCGACTTCGCGCCCAACATCGACCTCACGCTCGACCTCCCCAGCCGGCTCGCCGACCGGCTCGCGGCCGGGGAACTGGACGTCGGACTCATTCCGGTGGTCGAGTTCTTCCGCGGCGGCAACTACAGCTTCGTCCCCAACGTCGCGATCGGCTCGCGCGGTCCGGTGCTGAGCGTCACGCTGTTCAGTAAGGTGCCGTGGGAGCAGATCCGCTCCGTGTCGCTGGACGAGGGGTCGCGGACAAGCGCCGCGCTCACGCGGATCATACTCCAGAAGCGGTACGGGGTGCGGCCGACCTTCGAGCAACTGCCGATCGATGCTGGTGCCGACGACCTTGCCACCGACGCCGTGCTGCTGATCGGCGACCGGGCGATGCGGGCGTGCCTGCCGGGCTACCGGTTCGCCTACGACCTCGGCGAGGAGTGGACCGCGTGGACCGGCCTGCCGATGGTGTTCGCGGTGTGGGCCGTCCGCGGCGGGGTGGAACTGGGCGCGGCCGAGACCGCGTTCCACCGGGCGAAGGAGTACGGGCTGGCGAACGCCGGGCTGATCGCCCAGCGCGAGGCGCCGGCGCTGGACCTCGACCCGGGGTACTGCCGCCGGTACATGACGAACATCATCCGCTACGACCTCGGCCCGACCGAACTCGCGGGCCTGCGGAAGTACCGGGAACTGGCCGAAGAACTGGGACTGGTGGCGCCCGCCCCGCGCCACCCGCACGCCGGGAGAGCGCAGTGA
- a CDS encoding FAD-dependent oxidoreductase, whose translation MKLVIVGGVAGGASAAARARRLSEDAEILLLERGPDVSFANCGLPYHIGGVIPQRDKLLVTTPERLRERFRLDVRTRSEVVVIDRRKKAVRVRDLTSDREYEETYDKLILAPGAAPIRPPVPGADLPNVFTLRALADTDRIKSLADGGIQRAVVVGAGFIGLELAENFVHRGIATTVLDRNRQVLPPFDAEMTTPLLAALREKGVEVLLGQTAEAIDPDRDGLRITLTSGDTRTAQLVVLGVGVRPENALAVRAGLEVGPRGGVRVNEYLQTTDPDIFAVGDVIETTEVGTGERTQVPLAGPANRQGRIAADNAFGRATKYRGTQGTAILGCFGTTAAMTGQSEKALQRSGRPYRKVYVHPAHHAGYYPGAEGMTLKVIFDPATGKLLGAQGVGGAGVDKRIDVLAVAVQAGMTVLDLEETELCYAPQFGSAKDPVNMAGFVAGGLLRGDHPQTDWESVAAAADKPLLLDVRTPTEFASGHIPGALNIPVDDLRRRLAELPKGRPIVAYCQVGQRGYLATRILMQAGFAVSNLGGGYKTYLLHAPAPPTATTR comes from the coding sequence ATGAAGCTCGTCATTGTCGGCGGCGTGGCCGGCGGCGCGTCGGCTGCGGCCCGCGCCCGCCGCCTGTCGGAGGACGCCGAGATCCTGCTGCTCGAACGCGGCCCGGACGTGTCGTTCGCCAACTGCGGGCTGCCGTACCACATCGGCGGGGTCATCCCGCAGCGGGACAAGCTGCTCGTCACCACCCCCGAGCGGCTCCGCGAGCGGTTCCGGCTGGACGTGCGGACGCGGAGCGAGGTGGTGGTCATCGACCGGCGGAAGAAGGCCGTCCGCGTTCGCGATCTCACCTCGGACCGCGAATACGAGGAGACCTACGACAAGCTGATCCTCGCGCCCGGTGCCGCCCCGATCCGCCCGCCGGTGCCGGGGGCCGACCTCCCGAACGTGTTCACCCTCCGTGCCCTCGCGGACACCGACCGCATCAAGTCCCTGGCGGACGGCGGCATTCAGCGGGCCGTCGTCGTCGGGGCCGGGTTCATCGGCCTGGAATTGGCCGAGAACTTCGTGCACCGGGGCATCGCCACCACGGTTCTCGACCGCAACCGCCAGGTGCTCCCCCCGTTCGACGCGGAGATGACCACGCCCCTGCTCGCGGCGCTCCGCGAGAAGGGCGTCGAGGTGCTGCTCGGCCAGACCGCCGAGGCCATCGACCCGGACCGGGACGGCCTGAGAATCACGCTTACGTCCGGTGACACCCGCACCGCCCAACTCGTCGTGCTGGGCGTCGGCGTGCGGCCCGAGAACGCCCTCGCGGTCCGGGCCGGACTCGAAGTCGGGCCGCGCGGCGGCGTCCGGGTCAACGAGTACCTTCAGACCACCGACCCGGACATCTTCGCGGTCGGGGACGTGATCGAGACGACGGAGGTGGGCACCGGGGAACGCACCCAGGTGCCGCTCGCCGGCCCGGCGAATCGTCAGGGCCGGATCGCCGCCGACAACGCCTTCGGGCGGGCAACGAAGTACCGCGGCACGCAGGGGACCGCCATCCTCGGCTGCTTCGGCACGACGGCGGCGATGACCGGGCAGTCGGAGAAGGCGCTCCAGCGGTCGGGGCGGCCGTACCGCAAGGTGTACGTCCACCCGGCCCACCACGCCGGGTACTACCCCGGTGCCGAGGGCATGACGCTGAAGGTGATCTTCGACCCGGCGACGGGCAAGCTGCTCGGCGCGCAGGGCGTCGGCGGGGCCGGGGTGGACAAGCGGATCGACGTGCTGGCGGTGGCGGTCCAGGCGGGGATGACGGTGCTCGACCTCGAAGAGACGGAGCTGTGCTACGCCCCGCAGTTCGGCTCGGCGAAAGACCCGGTCAACATGGCGGGCTTCGTGGCCGGCGGGCTGCTGCGCGGCGACCACCCGCAGACCGACTGGGAGTCGGTCGCGGCGGCGGCGGACAAGCCGCTGCTCCTCGACGTGCGGACGCCCACGGAGTTCGCGAGCGGTCACATCCCCGGCGCCCTGAACATCCCGGTGGACGACCTCCGCCGTCGGCTCGCCGAACTGCCCAAGGGCCGGCCCATTGTCGCGTACTGCCAGGTCGGTCAGCGGGGCTACCTCGCCACCCGCATCCTGATGCAGGCCGGGTTCGCCGTGTCCAACCTGGGCGGCGGCTACAAGACGTACCTGTTGCACGCGCCCGCTCCCCCGACGGCAACCACCCGATGA
- a CDS encoding DUF1501 domain-containing protein: MLRVLGSKKVFCDGLTRRDLLHVGALAPLGLSLEGWSRAAAPEPANPTANGFGSAKRCVLLYLWGSPSQIDTFDPKPDAPAEVRGPLGSIQTALPGVRVGEIFPKLARQLDRVTVLRSLTHNSPIHGTAFAFTGVPTTDLPLEGNVRDPRHWPFIGSVVDYLGAKDDPRPAVPRNYWLPFPFGSKRGPSRPGPFGGFLGPAYDTVWAEFRASGTREIERDSGDPGNPKKVVADPYAGIRPTDRFESVKPDDAITLDRLNDRTSLLDQLDAARRVADSRSEDTPFDRHRAMARTVLVSSKLRDALDVQREPEKVRDRYGMTLFGQSCLAARRVLEAGGKFVTVCWDEYGLVNTGWDTHVHQTPRLKDELGPGLDTALTALLGDLEARGMLADTAVVVMSEHGRTPRVQNVAGGGRDHWAGAYSGLFAGAGFAQGRVVGKTDRIGGTVAETPFSPKDVVATLFHVLGIDPQAEIHDRVGRPYAIGGVGRVRSELLA; encoded by the coding sequence ATGTTGCGCGTCCTCGGCTCGAAAAAGGTGTTCTGCGACGGCCTCACGCGGCGCGACCTCCTGCACGTCGGCGCGCTCGCCCCGCTGGGGCTGTCGCTGGAAGGGTGGTCCCGCGCGGCGGCGCCCGAACCTGCCAACCCGACCGCGAACGGCTTCGGCAGCGCGAAGCGGTGCGTCCTCCTGTACCTGTGGGGCTCGCCGAGCCAGATCGACACCTTCGACCCCAAGCCCGACGCGCCCGCGGAGGTTCGCGGCCCCCTCGGCTCGATTCAGACCGCCCTCCCCGGGGTGCGCGTCGGCGAGATCTTCCCGAAGCTCGCGCGGCAGCTCGACCGCGTCACCGTGCTGCGGTCGCTGACGCACAACAGCCCGATCCACGGCACCGCGTTCGCGTTCACCGGCGTCCCGACGACCGACCTGCCCCTTGAGGGGAACGTGCGCGACCCGCGGCACTGGCCGTTCATCGGGTCGGTGGTGGACTACCTCGGCGCGAAGGACGACCCGCGGCCGGCGGTGCCGCGGAACTACTGGCTGCCGTTCCCGTTCGGCTCGAAGCGCGGGCCGTCCCGGCCCGGGCCGTTCGGCGGGTTCCTCGGGCCGGCCTACGACACCGTCTGGGCCGAGTTCCGCGCGTCGGGCACGCGCGAGATCGAGCGCGACTCCGGCGACCCGGGCAACCCCAAGAAGGTTGTGGCCGACCCCTACGCGGGCATCCGCCCCACCGACCGGTTCGAGTCGGTGAAGCCGGACGACGCCATCACCCTCGACCGGCTCAACGACCGCACGTCGCTGCTCGACCAGCTCGACGCCGCGCGCCGCGTCGCGGACTCGCGGAGCGAAGACACGCCGTTCGACCGGCACCGGGCGATGGCCCGCACGGTGCTGGTTTCCAGCAAGCTCCGCGACGCGCTCGACGTTCAGCGCGAACCGGAAAAGGTGCGCGACCGGTACGGCATGACGCTGTTCGGTCAGTCGTGCCTGGCGGCGCGGCGGGTGCTGGAGGCGGGCGGGAAGTTCGTGACAGTGTGCTGGGACGAGTACGGCCTCGTGAACACCGGCTGGGACACCCACGTCCACCAGACCCCGCGCCTCAAGGACGAACTCGGGCCGGGCCTCGACACGGCGCTGACCGCGCTGCTGGGCGACCTGGAGGCCCGGGGGATGCTGGCCGACACCGCCGTGGTGGTGATGAGCGAGCACGGCCGCACGCCGCGGGTGCAGAACGTGGCCGGCGGCGGGCGCGACCACTGGGCGGGGGCGTACTCGGGGCTGTTCGCCGGCGCCGGGTTCGCGCAGGGCCGCGTGGTGGGCAAGACGGACCGCATCGGCGGCACCGTCGCCGAAACGCCGTTCTCGCCGAAGGACGTGGTGGCGACCCTGTTCCACGTGCTCGGAATCGACCCGCAGGCGGAGATTCACGACCGCGTGGGCCGCCCCTACGCGATCGGCGGCGTCGGGCGCGTGCGGAGCGAACTGCTCGCGTGA
- a CDS encoding DUF3859 domain-containing protein: MLAAIDWNQVLAKAVTGGIIGGVAGGCVGLVWYLVPKSNENKQERAGANGRARPPAKALPPLVLFFFIAAVTFVPFVVEKRFLNALRVRVSGDATAPTVTISDYGRYRVAGPDRATPGGAANAGEREYVLLEQTDQVPCRVGETWGVRIRGSVAPQDDRSHLVREEIHHPPIKHPDGSVRTTDAREFRTPPGAAFGSTNCWQFLKGHEHELVPGDWTWVVFVDGVEVARRTFRVWK; encoded by the coding sequence ATGCTTGCCGCCATCGACTGGAATCAGGTGCTGGCAAAGGCCGTGACCGGAGGGATCATCGGAGGGGTCGCCGGCGGCTGCGTCGGCCTCGTGTGGTACCTGGTGCCAAAATCGAATGAAAACAAGCAGGAAAGGGCCGGGGCGAATGGCCGCGCGCGGCCGCCCGCCAAAGCACTACCGCCCCTGGTCCTTTTCTTCTTCATCGCGGCGGTTACCTTCGTCCCCTTTGTCGTCGAGAAACGGTTTCTCAACGCCCTGCGGGTCCGCGTCTCGGGTGACGCGACGGCCCCCACCGTCACGATTTCTGATTACGGGCGGTATCGTGTCGCGGGTCCGGATCGCGCCACGCCGGGTGGCGCCGCCAACGCCGGTGAGCGCGAGTACGTGCTGTTGGAGCAGACCGATCAGGTTCCCTGCCGGGTCGGGGAAACCTGGGGCGTCCGGATTCGCGGTTCCGTTGCGCCCCAGGACGACCGGTCGCACCTCGTTCGGGAAGAGATCCACCATCCCCCCATCAAGCACCCCGACGGCTCGGTCCGAACAACCGACGCCCGCGAGTTCAGAACCCCGCCGGGGGCAGCTTTCGGCAGCACGAACTGCTGGCAATTTCTAAAAGGGCACGAGCACGAACTGGTCCCCGGCGACTGGACCTGGGTTGTGTTCGTCGACGGTGTTGAAGTGGCACGCCGGACGTTCAGAGTTTGGAAATAG